In Mastomys coucha isolate ucsf_1 unplaced genomic scaffold, UCSF_Mcou_1 pScaffold5, whole genome shotgun sequence, one genomic interval encodes:
- the Wdr90 gene encoding WD repeat-containing protein 90 isoform X9 encodes MAGAWQHPFLNVFRHFRVDEWKRSSKEGDVAVVTDKVLKSAVYRIRGSVSASNYIQLPRTSTQSLGLTGRYLYVLFRPLSSKHFVIHLDVATEDGQVIRVSFSNLFKEFKSSATWLQFPFVLEAKSPRRGGDLTGVPPPRARWTCLQLDLRDVLMSYLSRHYSHLKSIRLCASLLVRNLYTSDLCFDPALIIVAVTVTEARRAKLSVNPMPREMAFPVPKGESWHDHYIHIRFPSDGSKAPNEQVEKNCSRPEAVFLGHMSQRLPHPVVFGKPLLRSRSPVAQTSSPALPCQVLSASSRLPEVSLKYPEVSSVNAFSIRGQRPSAWDEVTDAHTVAGGKHVLADKSSGVPMALSDIGSCKPFLPDPVLRLKGVIGFGGHSTQWALWTKDGVAVVYPCHAVIVVLQIDTGQQRFFLGHTDKVSALALNGSDTVLASAQVQPPSMVRLWDFQTGGCLSLFRSPLHTICSLSFSGSGALLCGVGKDRHGRTVVVAWDTDQLGLGGEVVVLAKVHTDFDVQTFHIAFFDETRMASCGRGSVRLWRLWGGVLRSCAVDLGEYCSLELTDLAFAQAPDGHCAPSASVLFVCSRSGHILEIDHQRMAVQHVRRLLPAQSPDVPLTEKQNFSMGPGIAISSLSVSTTTCAVGSEDGYLRLWPLDFSSVLLEAEHDGPVSSVSFSPDGLRVLSTTTSGHLGFLDVPSREYTVLARSHMAPVLALSTELNRGQMATVSLDHTVRIWDLATLQQLYDFSSSEDTPCAVAFHPTMPSFFCGFRSGAVRSFSLENSRVLVEHTRHRGAITSLVITPDGRFLFSSCSQGSLVQYSCAVSRCCVLRVAANMVCQDGRPNPNILAVSGDSCRLAFVGPSKCMVTIVELASLDELLHVDVSTHLDWAVAVCFSPGNSGHLLVSTASNKVVVLDAVSGHAIRELSSVRSRACSSLALSEDARLLLAATGQTITVWDYPTQVNPSCQVYIGHSEPVHAVAFTPDQLQVISVGDAIFLWDILATPERDGSDPEAPPVHEADSSAGQRKDLASGASGLPRQQVPIPSPASPSPLSTHDRLLEGSTGTFSISDEEGLCEENHISEAFLQGQAPTLPVLVEKEASGAGDAPREAAKSSWTPAELPGHHSQMSEWSLRSGKAGLPTRPDSYKHFTARYKACTRVKSVSFPPTGREQLRLKAVVGYNGNGRANMVWRPDTGFFAYTCGRLVVVEDLHSGTQRHWLGHSQEISTLALNQDGQILASASCCGHTAACCQIRIWDVPKGLCRQLLSHHDTAVQALAFSPDDEFLVTLGDYADRNLALWSMATYELLSSTRLLEPVHGVAFNPWDANELICVGTSAITFWLLQHHGADTSFQVHREPVPEELGASELTSLCYGASPLLYCGSSSGQICVWDTGTGHCFLAWEADDGEIGVLLCSGSRLISGSNTKRLRLWAVGVVPELRRKGSSARSSSVFMERELTLDGAVVSASFDSGMDMGVVGTTAGTIWYINWTEGTSTRLISGHRTKVNEVVFSPSESHCATCGEDGSVRVWSLASMELVIQFQVLNQSCLCLSWTPPSCGLPEQQQVVAGYSDGTLRVFSISRTAMELKMHPHRTALTAIAFSTDGQTILSGDKDGLVAISHLCSGMTFRVLSDHRGAPISAIQSTSKEYGDLGIEGVELWLAASGDQRVSIWVSDWLQDRCELLEWLSFPAPALSEAPGLLPPSLAAFCPWDRATLVCVGLGAHEEAVFYSLRQKQVVQKTPLPFFAMSLSLSPGAQLMVVGFAECMLRLLDCAAGTAQDFEGHDDSVHLCRFTPSGRLLFTAAHNEILVWEVTGS; translated from the exons ATGGCTGGAG CCTGGCAGCATCCTTTCCTCAACGTATTCAGACACTTCAGGGTGGATGAGTGGAAACGGTCCAGCAAAGAGGGAGATGTGGCTGTGGTGACG GACAAGGTCCTGAAGAGCGCTGTGTATCGCATCCGTGGGTCTGTATCTGCCAGCAACTACATCCAGCTCCCCAGAACGAGCACCCAGTCCCTGGGGCTGACTGGGCGGTACCTCTATGTGCTTTTCCGGCCCCTGTCTTCCAAGCACTTTGTCATCCACCTGGACGTGGCCACCGAG GACGGCCAGGTCATCCGTGTGTCTTTCTCCAACCTCTTTAAGGAGTTCAAGTCCTCCGCAACATGGCTTCAGTTCCCCTTTGTCCTCGAGGCCAAGTCACCCAGGAGAGGTGGTG ACCTGACAGGTGTACCTCCTCCTCGTGCCCGCTGGACCTGCCTGCAGCTGGACCTGCGAGATGTCCTGATGTCCTACCTGAGTCGGCACTATAGTCACCTCAAGAGCATCCGGCTGTGTGCCAGCCTGCTAGTCAGAAACCTCTACACCAGTGATCTGTGCTTTGATCCTG CCCTGATCATTGTAGCTGTCACTGTCACTGAAGCCCGGCGTGCAAAGTTGTCTGTCAACCCTATGCCTCGAGAAATGGCTTTCCCGGTGCCAAAAGGGGAGAGCTGGCATGACCATTACATCCACATTCG GTTTCCAAGTGACGGCTCAAAGGCACCTAATGAGCAGGTTGAGAAGAACTGTTCCCGTCCAGAGGCAG TCTTCCTAGGTCATATGTCACAGCGCCTGCCTCATCCAGTGGTCTTTGGCAAACCTTTGCTGAGGAGTAGGTCCCCTGTGGCCCAGACATCTAGCCCTGCATTG CCGTGCCAGGTCCTTTCAGCATCCAGTCGTCTTCCAGAGGTCAGCCTAAAGTACCCAGAAGTCTCCAGTGTAAATGCCTTCAGTATCCGTGGCCAACGTCCTTCAGCCTGGGATGAGGTTACCGATGCACACACGGTGGCTGGTGGGAAACACGTTCTTGCTGACAAATCATCTGGAGTGCCCATGGCCCTTTCGGACATTGGCTCCTGTAAG CCCTTCCTCCCAGACCCAGTCCTGAGGCTCAAGGGAGTCATCGGCTTTGGGGGTCACAGCACCCAATGG GCTCTGTGGACCAAAGATGGTGTGGCTGTTGTTTACCCCTGCCATGCAGTCATAGTCGTCCTGCAGATTGACACTGGACAGCAGAGATTTTTCCTTGGTCACACCGACAAG GTCTCTGCCCTGGCGCTCAATGGCAGTGACACGGTGCTAGCCTCAGCTCAAGTACAGCCTCCCAGCATGGTGCGTCTCTGGGACTTCCAGACTGGGGGATGCCTGTCTCTCTTCAGAAGCCCACTGCACACCATCTGCTCCCTCAG CTTCTCTGGCAGTGGGGCACTCCTCTGCGGTGTGGGCAAGGACAGACACGGGAGGACG GTGGTGGTGGCCTGGGACACAGACCAGCTGGGCCTTGGCGGTGAGGTTGTGGTCCTGGCAAAAGTGCATACTGACTTTGATGTTCAGACCTTCCACATTGCCTTTTTTGATGAAACCAG GATGGCATCATGTGGTCGGGGCAGTGTGCGGCTGTGGCGGCTGTGGGGTGGTGTCCTTCGATCCTGCGCTGTGGACCTGGGGGAGTACTGTtcactggagctcactgaccTTGCCTTTGCACAGGCACCGGATGGCCACTGTGCACCCTCTGCTAGCGTGCT CTTTGTGTGCAGCCGTAGTGGTCACATCCTGGAAATTGACCACCAGCGCATGGCTGTGCAACACGTCCGCCGCTTGCTGCCCGCACAGTCCCCTGATGTTCCCCTCACCGAGAAGCAGAACTTCAGCATGG GCCCCGGCATTGCTATCAGTAGCCTCAGTGTCTCTACTACCACATGTGCTGTGGGCTCTGAGGATGGCTACCTGCGACTCTGGCCCCTGGACTTTTCCTCAGTGCTCCTAGAGGCCG AACACGATGGCCCTGTCAGTTCAGTCTCCTTCAGTCCCGATGGCCTGCGTGTGCTGTCCACCACCACTTCAGGCCACCTGGGCTTTCTGGATGTCCCCTCCCGGGAGTATACTGTGTTGGCGCGGTCCCACATGGCCCCAGTGTTGGCGCTTTCTACAGAACTGAACCGGGGACAGATGGCCACTGTGTCCCTTGACCACACTGTCCGCATCTGGGACCTGGCTACCCTACAGCAG CTGTATGACTTCTCATCCTCTGAGGATACTCCTTGTGCTGTAGCCTTTCACCCCACAATGCCGAGCTTCTTCTGTGGCTTCAGGAGTGGGGCCGTGCGGTCCTTCAGCTTGGAGAACTCCAGAGTCCTGGTAGAACACAC GCGTCACCGAGGGGCCATCACCAGCCTGGTCATCACCCCTGACGGCAGATTCCTGTTCAGCTCCTGCTCTCAGGGCTCCCTAGTCCAGTACAGCTGTGCTGTCTCCCGATGCTGCGTCCTACGTGTGGCAG CTAACATGGTCTGTCAGGATGGTCGCCCCAACCCCAATATTCTGGCAGTCAGTGGAGACAGCTGCCGGCTGGCCTTTGTGGGCCCCTCCAAGTGCATGGTGACAATTGTGGAGTTGGCCTCCTTGGATGAG CTACTCCATGTTGATGTCAGCACCCACCTGGACTGGGCTGTGGCTGTCTGCTTCAGCCCTGGGAACTCAGGCCATCTGCTGGTGTCCACGGCCTCTAACAAGGTTGTGGTACTGGATGCTGTGTCAGGACACGCTATCCGAGAG TTATCTAGCGTCCGCTCCAGAGCCTGCTCCTCCCTGGCCCTCAGTGAGGATGCTCGTTTGCTGCTGGCAGCCACTGGCCAGACCATTACAGTGTGGGATTATCCAACACAGGTGAACCCCAGCTGCCAG GTATACATCGGCCACTCAGAGCCTGTGCACGCTGTAGCCTTCACACCTGATCAGCTGCAGGTCATCAGTGTGGGAGATGCCATCTTCCTCTGGGACATCCTGGCCACCCCTGAGAG AGATGGAAGTGATCCTGAGGCCCCCCCAGTGCATGAGGCTG ACTCTAGTGCAGGCCAGCGGAAGGACCTGGCATCTGGGGCCAGTGGACTCCCTCGGCAGCAAGTGCCCATACCGTCTCCAGCATCCCCGTCCCCACTGAGTACCCATGACAGGCTTCTTGAAGGAAGTACTG GCACCTTCTCCATATCTGATGAGGAAGGACTCTGTGAGGAGAACCATATTTCTGAGGCATTCCTCCAAGGCCAGGCCCCGACCCTACCTGTGCTTGTGGAGAAGGAGGCCAGTGGTGCTGGGGATGCTCCTCGGGAGGCTGCAAAGAGCTCTTGGACACCTGCAGAGCTTCCCGGTCACCACAGCCAAATGA GTGAATGGAGCCTTCGGAGTGGAAAGGCTGGGCTCCCAACCCGCCCAGATTCCTACAAGCACTTCACTGCTCGATATAAGGCCTGTACACGGGTTAAG AgcgtctccttccctcccactggcAGAGAGCAGCTGCGACTGAAGGCCGTCGTGGGCTACAATGGGAATGGGCGGGCCAACATGGTCTGGAGGCCGGACACAG GCTTCTTTGCCTACACATGTGGTCGCCTGGTGGTAGTGGAGGACCTGCATTCTGGCACCCAGCGGCACTGGCTTGGCCATTCCCAGGAGATCTCTACTCTCGCACTCAACCAGGATGGCCAG AtcttggcctctgcctcctgctgtggCCACACAGCTGCCTGCTGCCAGATCCGAATTTGGGATGTTCCCAAGGGCCTCTGTCGGCAACTCCTTTCCCACCATGACACAGCTGTGCAAGCTCTGGCTTTCTCACCAGATGATGAGTTCCTTGTAACGTTGG GGGACTATGCTGACCGGAACCTTGCCCTGTGGAGCATGGCCACCTATGAACTCCTGTCATCCACTCGCCTCCTGGAGCCTGTGCATGGTGTAGCCTTTAACCCATGGGATGCCAATGAGCTCATCTGTGTGGGCACAAGTGCCATCACCTTCTGGCTCCTGCAGCACCATGGGGCAGACACCAGCTTCCAG GTACACCGAGAGCCAGTCCCTGAGGAACTGGGGGCGTCTGAGTTGACCTCACTCTGCTATGGGGCCAGCCCTCTGCTCTACTGCGGTTCTAGCTCTGGCCAGATCTGTGTCTGGGACACTGGCACTGGCCACTGCTTCTTGGCCTGGGAGGCTGATGATGGGGAGATTG GAGTGCTGCTGTGTTCAGGCTCTAGACTAATCAGTGGAAGTAACACAAAAAGGCTGCGCCTTTGGGCTGTGGGAGTTGTGCCAGAGCTGAGGCGCAAAGGCTCCAGTGCCAG ATCCAGTTCTGTTTTCATGGAGCGTGAGCTGACCCTGGATGGGGCTGTTGTGAGTGCCAGCTTTGACAGTGGCATGGACATGGGTGTGGTGGGCACCACAGCTGGCACAATCTGGTACATCAACTGGACAGAGGGCACTAGCACCCGCCTCATCAGTGGCCACAGGACCAAG GTAAACGAGGTGGTCTTCAGCCCCAGTGAATCTCACTGTGCCACCTGTGGCGAGGATGGGAGCGTGAGAGTGTGGTCTTTGGCCAGCATGGAGCTGGTGATCCAGTTTCAGGTGCTGAACCAG agctgcctctgcctttcgTGGACGCCCCCATCCTGTGGACTCCCAGAGCAGCAGCAGGTGGTGGCTGGCTATAGTGATGGCACACTTCGAGTCTTCAGCATCTCTCGTACTGCAATGGAACTCAAGATGCACCCCCACCGGACCGCTCTGACAGCCATTGCCTTCTCCACTGATG GTCAGACCATCCTATCTGGAGATAAGGACGGACTTGTGGCTATAAGCCACCTCTGCTCAGGGATGACCTTCCGTGTGCTCAGTGACCACCGGGGTGCTCCCATCTCTGCTATCCAGAGCACAAGCAAAGAA TATGGAGACCTAGGGATAGAGGGTGTAGAACTGTGGCTGGCTGCGAGTGGGGACCAGCGTGTCAGCATCTGGGTCTCTGATTGGCTCCAGGACCGCTGTGAGCTCCTGGAATGGTTGAGCTTTCCTGCACCTGCCCTCTCGGAG GCTCCGGGCCTCCTGCCCCCCTCTCTTGCTGCCTTCTGCCCTTGGGATAGGGCAACACTGGTGTGTGTCGGCCTCGGCGCACATGAAGAGGCAGTCTTCTACAGCCTCCGCCAAAAGCAG GTGGTACAGAAGACACCTCTGCCCTTCTTTGCCATGTCCTTGAGCCTGTCCCCAGGGGCTCAGCTCATGGTGGTTGGTTTTGCTG AATGCATGCTGAGGCTCCTAGACTGTGCAGCAGGGACTGCCCAGGACTTTGAAGGTCATGATGACTCGGTACACCTGTGTAGGTTCACACCATCCGGCAGACTGCTCTTCACTGCTGCTCACAACGAGATCCTGGTGTGGGAAGTCACTGGCTCCTGA
- the Wdr90 gene encoding WD repeat-containing protein 90 isoform X12 has translation MSYLSRHYSHLKSIRLCASLLVRNLYTSDLCFDPALIIVAVTVTEARRAKLSVNPMPREMAFPVPKGESWHDHYIHIRFPSDGSKAPNEQVEKNCSRPEAVFLGHMSQRLPHPVVFGKPLLRSRSPVAQTSSPALPCQVLSASSRLPEVSLKYPEVSSVNAFSIRGQRPSAWDEVTDAHTVAGGKHVLADKSSGVPMALSDIGSCKPFLPDPVLRLKGVIGFGGHSTQWALWTKDGVAVVYPCHAVIVVLQIDTGQQRFFLGHTDKVSALALNGSDTVLASAQVQPPSMVRLWDFQTGGCLSLFRSPLHTICSLSFSGSGALLCGVGKDRHGRTVVVAWDTDQLGLGGEVVVLAKVHTDFDVQTFHIAFFDETRMASCGRGSVRLWRLWGGVLRSCAVDLGEYCSLELTDLAFAQAPDGHCAPSASVLFVCSRSGHILEIDHQRMAVQHVRRLLPAQSPDVPLTEKQNFSMGPGIAISSLSVSTTTCAVGSEDGYLRLWPLDFSSVLLEAEHDGPVSSVSFSPDGLRVLSTTTSGHLGFLDVPSREYTVLARSHMAPVLALSTELNRGQMATVSLDHTVRIWDLATLQQLYDFSSSEDTPCAVAFHPTMPSFFCGFRSGAVRSFSLENSRVLVEHTRHRGAITSLVITPDGRFLFSSCSQGSLVQYSCAVSRCCVLRVAANMVCQDGRPNPNILAVSGDSCRLAFVGPSKCMVTIVELASLDELLHVDVSTHLDWAVAVCFSPGNSGHLLVSTASNKVVVLDAVSGHAIRELSSVRSRACSSLALSEDARLLLAATGQTITVWDYPTQVNPSCQVYIGHSEPVHAVAFTPDQLQVISVGDAIFLWDILATPERDGSDPEAPPVHEADSSAGQRKDLASGASGLPRQQVPIPSPASPSPLSTHDRLLEGSTGTFSISDEEGLCEENHISEAFLQGQAPTLPVLVEKEASGAGDAPREAAKSSWTPAELPGHHSQMSEWSLRSGKAGLPTRPDSYKHFTARYKACTRVKSVSFPPTGREQLRLKAVVGYNGNGRANMVWRPDTGFFAYTCGRLVVVEDLHSGTQRHWLGHSQEISTLALNQDGQILASASCCGHTAACCQIRIWDVPKGLCRQLLSHHDTAVQALAFSPDDEFLVTLGDYADRNLALWSMATYELLSSTRLLEPVHGVAFNPWDANELICVGTSAITFWLLQHHGADTSFQVHREPVPEELGASELTSLCYGASPLLYCGSSSGQICVWDTGTGHCFLAWEADDGEIGVLLCSGSRLISGSNTKRLRLWAVGVVPELRRKGSSARSSSVFMERELTLDGAVVSASFDSGMDMGVVGTTAGTIWYINWTEGTSTRLISGHRTKVNEVVFSPSESHCATCGEDGSVRVWSLASMELVIQFQVLNQSCLCLSWTPPSCGLPEQQQVVAGYSDGTLRVFSISRTAMELKMHPHRTALTAIAFSTDGQTILSGDKDGLVAISHLCSGMTFRVLSDHRGAPISAIQSTSKEYGDLGIEGVELWLAASGDQRVSIWVSDWLQDRCELLEWLSFPAPALSEAPGLLPPSLAAFCPWDRATLVCVGLGAHEEAVFYSLRQKQVVQKTPLPFFAMSLSLSPGAQLMVVGFAECMLRLLDCAAGTAQDFEGHDDSVHLCRFTPSGRLLFTAAHNEILVWEVTGS, from the exons ATGTCCTACCTGAGTCGGCACTATAGTCACCTCAAGAGCATCCGGCTGTGTGCCAGCCTGCTAGTCAGAAACCTCTACACCAGTGATCTGTGCTTTGATCCTG CCCTGATCATTGTAGCTGTCACTGTCACTGAAGCCCGGCGTGCAAAGTTGTCTGTCAACCCTATGCCTCGAGAAATGGCTTTCCCGGTGCCAAAAGGGGAGAGCTGGCATGACCATTACATCCACATTCG GTTTCCAAGTGACGGCTCAAAGGCACCTAATGAGCAGGTTGAGAAGAACTGTTCCCGTCCAGAGGCAG TCTTCCTAGGTCATATGTCACAGCGCCTGCCTCATCCAGTGGTCTTTGGCAAACCTTTGCTGAGGAGTAGGTCCCCTGTGGCCCAGACATCTAGCCCTGCATTG CCGTGCCAGGTCCTTTCAGCATCCAGTCGTCTTCCAGAGGTCAGCCTAAAGTACCCAGAAGTCTCCAGTGTAAATGCCTTCAGTATCCGTGGCCAACGTCCTTCAGCCTGGGATGAGGTTACCGATGCACACACGGTGGCTGGTGGGAAACACGTTCTTGCTGACAAATCATCTGGAGTGCCCATGGCCCTTTCGGACATTGGCTCCTGTAAG CCCTTCCTCCCAGACCCAGTCCTGAGGCTCAAGGGAGTCATCGGCTTTGGGGGTCACAGCACCCAATGG GCTCTGTGGACCAAAGATGGTGTGGCTGTTGTTTACCCCTGCCATGCAGTCATAGTCGTCCTGCAGATTGACACTGGACAGCAGAGATTTTTCCTTGGTCACACCGACAAG GTCTCTGCCCTGGCGCTCAATGGCAGTGACACGGTGCTAGCCTCAGCTCAAGTACAGCCTCCCAGCATGGTGCGTCTCTGGGACTTCCAGACTGGGGGATGCCTGTCTCTCTTCAGAAGCCCACTGCACACCATCTGCTCCCTCAG CTTCTCTGGCAGTGGGGCACTCCTCTGCGGTGTGGGCAAGGACAGACACGGGAGGACG GTGGTGGTGGCCTGGGACACAGACCAGCTGGGCCTTGGCGGTGAGGTTGTGGTCCTGGCAAAAGTGCATACTGACTTTGATGTTCAGACCTTCCACATTGCCTTTTTTGATGAAACCAG GATGGCATCATGTGGTCGGGGCAGTGTGCGGCTGTGGCGGCTGTGGGGTGGTGTCCTTCGATCCTGCGCTGTGGACCTGGGGGAGTACTGTtcactggagctcactgaccTTGCCTTTGCACAGGCACCGGATGGCCACTGTGCACCCTCTGCTAGCGTGCT CTTTGTGTGCAGCCGTAGTGGTCACATCCTGGAAATTGACCACCAGCGCATGGCTGTGCAACACGTCCGCCGCTTGCTGCCCGCACAGTCCCCTGATGTTCCCCTCACCGAGAAGCAGAACTTCAGCATGG GCCCCGGCATTGCTATCAGTAGCCTCAGTGTCTCTACTACCACATGTGCTGTGGGCTCTGAGGATGGCTACCTGCGACTCTGGCCCCTGGACTTTTCCTCAGTGCTCCTAGAGGCCG AACACGATGGCCCTGTCAGTTCAGTCTCCTTCAGTCCCGATGGCCTGCGTGTGCTGTCCACCACCACTTCAGGCCACCTGGGCTTTCTGGATGTCCCCTCCCGGGAGTATACTGTGTTGGCGCGGTCCCACATGGCCCCAGTGTTGGCGCTTTCTACAGAACTGAACCGGGGACAGATGGCCACTGTGTCCCTTGACCACACTGTCCGCATCTGGGACCTGGCTACCCTACAGCAG CTGTATGACTTCTCATCCTCTGAGGATACTCCTTGTGCTGTAGCCTTTCACCCCACAATGCCGAGCTTCTTCTGTGGCTTCAGGAGTGGGGCCGTGCGGTCCTTCAGCTTGGAGAACTCCAGAGTCCTGGTAGAACACAC GCGTCACCGAGGGGCCATCACCAGCCTGGTCATCACCCCTGACGGCAGATTCCTGTTCAGCTCCTGCTCTCAGGGCTCCCTAGTCCAGTACAGCTGTGCTGTCTCCCGATGCTGCGTCCTACGTGTGGCAG CTAACATGGTCTGTCAGGATGGTCGCCCCAACCCCAATATTCTGGCAGTCAGTGGAGACAGCTGCCGGCTGGCCTTTGTGGGCCCCTCCAAGTGCATGGTGACAATTGTGGAGTTGGCCTCCTTGGATGAG CTACTCCATGTTGATGTCAGCACCCACCTGGACTGGGCTGTGGCTGTCTGCTTCAGCCCTGGGAACTCAGGCCATCTGCTGGTGTCCACGGCCTCTAACAAGGTTGTGGTACTGGATGCTGTGTCAGGACACGCTATCCGAGAG TTATCTAGCGTCCGCTCCAGAGCCTGCTCCTCCCTGGCCCTCAGTGAGGATGCTCGTTTGCTGCTGGCAGCCACTGGCCAGACCATTACAGTGTGGGATTATCCAACACAGGTGAACCCCAGCTGCCAG GTATACATCGGCCACTCAGAGCCTGTGCACGCTGTAGCCTTCACACCTGATCAGCTGCAGGTCATCAGTGTGGGAGATGCCATCTTCCTCTGGGACATCCTGGCCACCCCTGAGAG AGATGGAAGTGATCCTGAGGCCCCCCCAGTGCATGAGGCTG ACTCTAGTGCAGGCCAGCGGAAGGACCTGGCATCTGGGGCCAGTGGACTCCCTCGGCAGCAAGTGCCCATACCGTCTCCAGCATCCCCGTCCCCACTGAGTACCCATGACAGGCTTCTTGAAGGAAGTACTG GCACCTTCTCCATATCTGATGAGGAAGGACTCTGTGAGGAGAACCATATTTCTGAGGCATTCCTCCAAGGCCAGGCCCCGACCCTACCTGTGCTTGTGGAGAAGGAGGCCAGTGGTGCTGGGGATGCTCCTCGGGAGGCTGCAAAGAGCTCTTGGACACCTGCAGAGCTTCCCGGTCACCACAGCCAAATGA GTGAATGGAGCCTTCGGAGTGGAAAGGCTGGGCTCCCAACCCGCCCAGATTCCTACAAGCACTTCACTGCTCGATATAAGGCCTGTACACGGGTTAAG AgcgtctccttccctcccactggcAGAGAGCAGCTGCGACTGAAGGCCGTCGTGGGCTACAATGGGAATGGGCGGGCCAACATGGTCTGGAGGCCGGACACAG GCTTCTTTGCCTACACATGTGGTCGCCTGGTGGTAGTGGAGGACCTGCATTCTGGCACCCAGCGGCACTGGCTTGGCCATTCCCAGGAGATCTCTACTCTCGCACTCAACCAGGATGGCCAG AtcttggcctctgcctcctgctgtggCCACACAGCTGCCTGCTGCCAGATCCGAATTTGGGATGTTCCCAAGGGCCTCTGTCGGCAACTCCTTTCCCACCATGACACAGCTGTGCAAGCTCTGGCTTTCTCACCAGATGATGAGTTCCTTGTAACGTTGG GGGACTATGCTGACCGGAACCTTGCCCTGTGGAGCATGGCCACCTATGAACTCCTGTCATCCACTCGCCTCCTGGAGCCTGTGCATGGTGTAGCCTTTAACCCATGGGATGCCAATGAGCTCATCTGTGTGGGCACAAGTGCCATCACCTTCTGGCTCCTGCAGCACCATGGGGCAGACACCAGCTTCCAG GTACACCGAGAGCCAGTCCCTGAGGAACTGGGGGCGTCTGAGTTGACCTCACTCTGCTATGGGGCCAGCCCTCTGCTCTACTGCGGTTCTAGCTCTGGCCAGATCTGTGTCTGGGACACTGGCACTGGCCACTGCTTCTTGGCCTGGGAGGCTGATGATGGGGAGATTG GAGTGCTGCTGTGTTCAGGCTCTAGACTAATCAGTGGAAGTAACACAAAAAGGCTGCGCCTTTGGGCTGTGGGAGTTGTGCCAGAGCTGAGGCGCAAAGGCTCCAGTGCCAG ATCCAGTTCTGTTTTCATGGAGCGTGAGCTGACCCTGGATGGGGCTGTTGTGAGTGCCAGCTTTGACAGTGGCATGGACATGGGTGTGGTGGGCACCACAGCTGGCACAATCTGGTACATCAACTGGACAGAGGGCACTAGCACCCGCCTCATCAGTGGCCACAGGACCAAG GTAAACGAGGTGGTCTTCAGCCCCAGTGAATCTCACTGTGCCACCTGTGGCGAGGATGGGAGCGTGAGAGTGTGGTCTTTGGCCAGCATGGAGCTGGTGATCCAGTTTCAGGTGCTGAACCAG agctgcctctgcctttcgTGGACGCCCCCATCCTGTGGACTCCCAGAGCAGCAGCAGGTGGTGGCTGGCTATAGTGATGGCACACTTCGAGTCTTCAGCATCTCTCGTACTGCAATGGAACTCAAGATGCACCCCCACCGGACCGCTCTGACAGCCATTGCCTTCTCCACTGATG GTCAGACCATCCTATCTGGAGATAAGGACGGACTTGTGGCTATAAGCCACCTCTGCTCAGGGATGACCTTCCGTGTGCTCAGTGACCACCGGGGTGCTCCCATCTCTGCTATCCAGAGCACAAGCAAAGAA TATGGAGACCTAGGGATAGAGGGTGTAGAACTGTGGCTGGCTGCGAGTGGGGACCAGCGTGTCAGCATCTGGGTCTCTGATTGGCTCCAGGACCGCTGTGAGCTCCTGGAATGGTTGAGCTTTCCTGCACCTGCCCTCTCGGAG GCTCCGGGCCTCCTGCCCCCCTCTCTTGCTGCCTTCTGCCCTTGGGATAGGGCAACACTGGTGTGTGTCGGCCTCGGCGCACATGAAGAGGCAGTCTTCTACAGCCTCCGCCAAAAGCAG GTGGTACAGAAGACACCTCTGCCCTTCTTTGCCATGTCCTTGAGCCTGTCCCCAGGGGCTCAGCTCATGGTGGTTGGTTTTGCTG AATGCATGCTGAGGCTCCTAGACTGTGCAGCAGGGACTGCCCAGGACTTTGAAGGTCATGATGACTCGGTACACCTGTGTAGGTTCACACCATCCGGCAGACTGCTCTTCACTGCTGCTCACAACGAGATCCTGGTGTGGGAAGTCACTGGCTCCTGA